A stretch of the Candidatus Firestonebacteria bacterium RIFOXYD2_FULL_39_29 genome encodes the following:
- a CDS encoding AAA family ATPase encodes MYKRAVIKEIIKRVNEKRRFIQVLSGPRQTGKTTIAKQISESIAFPAFYITADGQGVSDSSWLMQEWEIIRSKLNSKTKNILLIIDEIQKIENWSETVKKMWDEDTVKTRDIRVMLLGSSRLLLHKGLTESLAGRFEIIPVFHWSYGEMKEAFGFGINEYIFFGGYPGGADLIKDEERWSHYVRESLIETTVAKDILMLERVNKPALLKRLFELGCLYSGQPLSYQKMLGQLQDAGNTTTLAHYLELLESAGLLMGVQKYAGEKVRQRGSTPKLQVLNTGLMAAMQKQSFKEVMQDSEFWGHFVESSIGASLSNGIKGKNIELFYWASSHVEVDFVLAGKGKIVAIEVKSGRKRTALPGLEQFNKAFKPLKLLVVGTGGIALEQFLLTPAEKWLE; translated from the coding sequence ATGTATAAAAGAGCGGTAATCAAAGAGATAATTAAAAGGGTTAATGAGAAGAGACGGTTCATTCAGGTGTTGTCCGGACCGAGGCAAACGGGGAAAACTACTATTGCGAAGCAAATTTCGGAAAGCATTGCGTTTCCGGCTTTTTATATTACGGCGGACGGACAAGGGGTCAGTGACAGCTCGTGGTTGATGCAGGAGTGGGAAATAATCAGGTCTAAACTTAATTCGAAAACTAAAAATATTCTTCTCATTATCGATGAAATACAAAAGATTGAAAACTGGTCGGAAACAGTTAAAAAAATGTGGGATGAAGATACGGTAAAAACCAGGGATATCAGGGTTATGCTTCTTGGCTCGTCAAGATTGCTTTTACATAAGGGGCTTACTGAAAGTCTTGCGGGTAGATTCGAAATAATACCGGTATTTCACTGGTCATATGGGGAAATGAAAGAAGCTTTTGGGTTTGGAATTAATGAGTATATATTTTTTGGCGGATATCCGGGCGGGGCGGATTTAATAAAGGATGAAGAACGCTGGTCACACTACGTCCGCGAGTCGCTCATTGAGACAACTGTAGCAAAAGATATTCTAATGCTGGAGCGTGTTAACAAGCCGGCGCTTCTAAAAAGATTATTTGAACTTGGTTGTTTATATTCAGGGCAGCCGCTTTCTTATCAGAAGATGCTGGGACAGCTTCAGGATGCGGGAAATACCACAACTCTCGCTCACTACCTTGAGCTTCTTGAATCGGCAGGACTGCTTATGGGAGTTCAAAAATATGCCGGCGAGAAAGTCAGGCAGAGAGGCTCGACGCCAAAACTTCAGGTTTTGAATACAGGGCTTATGGCAGCAATGCAAAAACAATCATTTAAAGAGGTGATGCAGGACTCTGAGTTTTGGGGACATTTTGTAGAATCAAGTATCGGCGCTTCTCTTTCGAACGGAATAAAAGGAAAAAATATTGAACTCTTTTACTGGGCAAGTTCTCACGTCGAAGTGGATTTTGTGCTGGCGGGAAAGGGTAAAATCGTTGCCATAGAAGTTAAGAGCGGGAGAAAGAGAACTGCCTTACCCGGTCTGGAACAGTTTAATAAAGCCTTTAAACCGTTAAAACTTCTGGTTGTAGGTACGGGCGGAATAGCTCTTGAGCAATTCCTTTTGACCCCTGCAGAAAAATGGCTCGAATGA